One window from the genome of Aeromonas sp. FDAARGOS 1405 encodes:
- the rsxC gene encoding electron transport complex subunit RsxC — protein sequence MHSLLERIKAGTLWDFHGGIHPADNKLQSSQSPVVDAGLPPRLIIPLRQHAGPAGDLLVQVGDKVKKGQPLTRYAKGRVVPVHASTSGTITEIGNHTVAHPSGLGDLCVILTPDGEDEWGERNGKADYWNLERGELLERIQQAGVAGLGGAVFPTHSKLDGRGQLTEILIVNGLECEPYITTDDRLMQQYADEIMDGIRVLKHLLKPKLTLIGVEDNKPEAIEQLTRHATDPDVLVKTVPTKYPSGGAKQTIELLTGRQVPKGGRAVDIGIMVLNVATVFAIKRAIIDGEPLIERIVTLTGDSFKKPGNAWVRLGTPVRWLLQRFELQPEAEQRVIMGGPMMGFTLPHAMVPVVKATNCLLAPTQAELPAPGPEQPCIRCSACADACPATLLPQELYWYSRAKEYDKAEKLNLMDCIECGACAWVCPSEIPLVQYYKIAKDDIREARAEAEKAERAKQRFEAKQARFEREKAAREARHAEAAAQRRQTMTAAGGEDPVAAALARIKAKQEAPITAIAATAEGLPDNSAVIAAREARKREAEARRAAKLAESANSETAAAPQSAEAVDPSSDPKKAAIAAALARAKAKKAAQAGESSEPAAETAAAPEVDAAQQKAEVDPKKAAIAAAIARAKAKKAEANGEPVSAANGTAAETNIQSDAPTDPKKAAIAAAIARAKAKKLAQQSDSAEGDLTANAGTSESAATQSAAPSAASEAVDPKKAAIAAAIARAKAKKLAQQGESVGAEGALSEPTASAQTRDDTVAKSEVTTSQSDTAASEAIDPKKAAIAAAIARAKAKKLAQQSASTSAEVENAGAEVESAGTQVDRAGTEGERAPAEPMQSNAASSEQPLAVTEAPEASAPVADAPVDPKKAAIAAAVARAKAKKLAAEAARAAESAAEDAPSADRTTTR from the coding sequence ATGCATTCCTTACTCGAACGTATCAAAGCCGGCACGCTCTGGGACTTTCACGGTGGCATTCATCCCGCCGACAACAAGCTGCAATCAAGCCAGAGCCCGGTGGTAGACGCCGGTCTGCCGCCACGCCTCATTATTCCGCTGCGCCAGCACGCAGGCCCCGCCGGTGATCTGCTGGTGCAGGTGGGCGACAAGGTCAAAAAAGGGCAACCGCTGACCCGTTATGCCAAGGGGCGGGTCGTCCCTGTCCATGCCTCCACCTCCGGCACCATCACCGAGATTGGCAACCACACGGTTGCCCACCCCTCCGGACTCGGCGATCTCTGCGTCATTCTCACCCCCGATGGCGAAGATGAGTGGGGCGAGCGCAATGGCAAAGCCGATTATTGGAATCTGGAGCGGGGCGAGCTGCTCGAGCGCATCCAGCAGGCAGGGGTAGCGGGCCTTGGCGGCGCCGTATTCCCGACCCACAGCAAGCTCGACGGCCGCGGCCAGCTCACCGAGATCCTGATCGTCAACGGGCTGGAGTGCGAACCCTATATCACCACCGACGATCGGTTGATGCAGCAGTATGCCGACGAGATCATGGATGGCATCCGGGTGCTCAAGCACCTGCTCAAACCCAAGCTGACCCTGATCGGGGTGGAAGACAACAAGCCCGAGGCGATCGAGCAGCTGACCCGCCACGCCACAGACCCGGATGTGCTGGTCAAGACGGTGCCAACCAAGTACCCCTCGGGCGGTGCCAAGCAGACCATCGAGCTGCTCACCGGCCGTCAGGTGCCCAAAGGTGGCCGCGCGGTCGATATCGGCATCATGGTGCTCAACGTCGCCACCGTGTTTGCCATCAAGCGCGCCATCATCGACGGCGAGCCGCTGATCGAGCGGATCGTCACCCTCACCGGCGACAGCTTCAAAAAGCCCGGCAACGCCTGGGTGCGCCTCGGTACGCCGGTGCGCTGGCTGTTGCAGCGTTTCGAGCTGCAACCGGAAGCGGAGCAGCGGGTGATCATGGGGGGCCCTATGATGGGCTTTACCCTGCCCCACGCCATGGTGCCTGTGGTCAAGGCCACCAACTGCCTGCTGGCGCCGACGCAGGCCGAACTGCCCGCCCCCGGCCCGGAGCAGCCATGCATCCGTTGCAGCGCCTGCGCCGATGCCTGCCCGGCTACCCTGCTGCCGCAAGAGCTCTACTGGTACAGCCGGGCCAAGGAGTATGACAAGGCCGAGAAGCTCAACCTGATGGACTGCATCGAGTGCGGCGCCTGCGCCTGGGTCTGCCCGAGCGAGATCCCGCTGGTGCAGTACTACAAGATCGCCAAAGACGACATTCGCGAAGCCCGCGCCGAGGCCGAAAAAGCCGAACGCGCCAAGCAGCGTTTCGAGGCCAAGCAGGCCCGTTTCGAGCGAGAGAAAGCGGCCCGCGAAGCGCGCCATGCCGAAGCCGCCGCCCAGCGCCGTCAGACCATGACGGCCGCAGGCGGGGAAGATCCGGTGGCAGCGGCACTGGCCCGTATCAAGGCCAAGCAGGAAGCTCCCATCACTGCCATTGCCGCCACCGCAGAGGGCTTGCCCGACAACAGCGCAGTGATTGCCGCTCGCGAAGCGCGCAAACGGGAAGCGGAAGCGCGCCGCGCTGCCAAGCTGGCGGAGAGCGCAAACAGCGAAACAGCCGCTGCGCCGCAATCCGCCGAGGCGGTTGACCCATCCAGCGATCCCAAGAAAGCGGCCATCGCCGCGGCTCTTGCTCGTGCCAAGGCCAAGAAGGCAGCTCAGGCTGGCGAGAGCTCCGAGCCTGCAGCCGAAACCGCTGCTGCCCCTGAGGTAGATGCTGCTCAGCAAAAGGCAGAAGTTGATCCGAAAAAGGCAGCAATTGCCGCCGCCATTGCCCGTGCCAAAGCCAAAAAGGCCGAGGCAAATGGTGAACCGGTAAGCGCTGCCAACGGCACGGCAGCCGAGACAAACATCCAAAGCGATGCGCCCACTGATCCCAAGAAAGCCGCTATTGCTGCAGCCATTGCGCGGGCCAAGGCTAAGAAGCTGGCCCAGCAGAGTGACAGCGCTGAGGGCGATCTGACTGCAAATGCAGGCACCAGCGAATCCGCTGCAACCCAAAGCGCTGCGCCATCTGCTGCCAGCGAAGCGGTCGATCCCAAGAAAGCAGCGATCGCCGCTGCCATTGCCCGTGCCAAGGCCAAAAAGCTGGCGCAGCAGGGCGAAAGTGTCGGTGCTGAAGGTGCGCTGAGTGAGCCAACTGCCAGCGCACAGACCCGCGACGATACAGTAGCCAAGAGCGAAGTAACCACCAGCCAAAGCGATACTGCTGCAAGCGAAGCGATCGATCCCAAGAAGGCCGCTATCGCCGCTGCCATCGCCCGGGCCAAGGCCAAAAAGCTGGCCCAGCAGAGCGCAAGTACCAGTGCTGAGGTAGAAAATGCCGGTGCTGAGGTAGAAAGTGCCGGTACTCAGGTAGATAGAGCCGGAACTGAGGGTGAGCGCGCACCGGCCGAGCCGATGCAAAGCAATGCCGCCAGCAGTGAGCAACCACTTGCCGTCACAGAGGCTCCTGAAGCGAGCGCCCCTGTGGCTGACGCCCCGGTTGATCCGAAAAAAGCGGCCATTGCAGCCGCAGTGGCCCGCGCCAAGGCGAAGAAGCTGGCGGCCGAGGCAGCCAGAGCCGCAGAGAGCGCCGCTGAAGATGCCCCGTCAGCCGACCGAACAACCACAAGGTAA
- the rsxB gene encoding electron transport complex subunit RsxB, translating to MIHILFAILVLTLLALAFGIILGFAAVKFHVEADPIVDQLDALLPQTQCGQCGYPGCKPYAEALANGDQINKCVPGGEATMRKIADLMGVEPQPLGGSDEAAVPVKKVAFIHEDQCIGCTKCIQACPVDAIVGATKAMHTVIANECTGCDLCVDPCPTDCIEMIPVPTTVDNWKWDLNNVHVPGKIPVKIVE from the coding sequence ATGATCCATATTCTCTTTGCCATTCTGGTGCTCACCCTGCTGGCGCTGGCGTTCGGGATTATCCTGGGCTTTGCCGCCGTCAAGTTTCATGTGGAAGCAGACCCCATCGTCGATCAGCTCGATGCCCTGCTGCCCCAGACCCAGTGTGGCCAGTGCGGCTATCCCGGCTGCAAACCCTACGCCGAGGCGCTCGCCAACGGCGATCAGATCAACAAGTGCGTGCCCGGTGGCGAGGCCACCATGCGCAAGATTGCCGATCTGATGGGGGTAGAGCCCCAGCCGCTGGGGGGCAGTGACGAGGCCGCCGTGCCGGTCAAAAAGGTCGCCTTTATCCACGAAGATCAGTGCATCGGCTGCACCAAGTGCATTCAGGCCTGCCCGGTGGATGCCATTGTCGGCGCCACCAAGGCGATGCATACCGTGATTGCCAACGAGTGCACCGGTTGCGATCTCTGTGTCGATCCCTGCCCGACCGACTGCATCGAGATGATCCCGGTGCCCACCACGGTCGATAACTGGAAGTGGGATCTCAATAACGTGCATGTTCCGGGCAAGATTCCGGTCAAGATAGTGGAATAA
- the rsxA gene encoding electron transport complex subunit RsxA, whose product MTEYLLLLIGTVLVNNFVLVKFLGLCPFMGVSGKLETAIGMGLATTFVMTLASASSYLVEHYILLPLDIAYLRTLAFILVIAVVVQFTEMVVRKSSPTLYRLLGIFLPLITTNCAVLGVALLSINERHDFIQSVIYGFGAATGFSLVLILFAAMRERLVAADVPAPFRGVSIAMITAGLMSLAFMGFTGLIKI is encoded by the coding sequence ATGACTGAGTACCTGCTTTTATTGATCGGCACCGTGCTGGTTAACAACTTCGTGCTGGTGAAATTCCTCGGCCTCTGCCCCTTTATGGGGGTCTCCGGCAAGCTGGAAACCGCCATCGGCATGGGGCTGGCGACCACCTTCGTGATGACCCTCGCCAGTGCCAGCTCCTATCTGGTGGAGCACTATATCCTGCTGCCGCTGGATATCGCCTATCTGCGCACCCTCGCCTTTATTCTGGTGATCGCCGTGGTGGTGCAGTTTACCGAGATGGTGGTGCGCAAAAGCAGCCCGACCCTCTATCGCCTGCTGGGGATCTTCCTGCCGCTCATCACCACCAACTGCGCGGTGCTCGGGGTGGCGCTGCTCAGCATCAATGAGCGACACGACTTTATCCAGAGCGTGATCTACGGCTTTGGCGCCGCCACCGGCTTCTCGCTGGTGTTGATCCTGTTTGCCGCCATGCGCGAGCGTCTGGTCGCCGCCGATGTGCCCGCACCGTTTCGCGGGGTGTCGATTGCCATGATCACCGCCGGTCTGATGTCGCTGGCCTTTATGGGCTTTACCGGCCTAATCAAGATATAA
- a CDS encoding HNH endonuclease signature motif containing protein produces MSDNWTEEELRAAVIAYLDMQTKASLGEPFVKKHYYRELASQFGRTEKSFEYRMQNISYVCAEMGRDWLPGLKPAKNVGATAFTHIERLIRQQELNLRSYKNALEQPLPQGVETPQSRYVITNSHERDLQVREWVLQNAAQQCESCNEPAPFITVAGEPFLEVHHLKGLAEGGSDTVSNTVALCPNCHREMHYGCNKTEIVEVLYQRIKRLVRE; encoded by the coding sequence TTGAGCGATAACTGGACAGAAGAAGAGCTAAGGGCTGCGGTTATTGCATATTTGGATATGCAAACCAAAGCATCTCTTGGTGAACCCTTCGTGAAAAAGCACTATTACCGGGAATTGGCGAGCCAATTCGGGCGTACGGAGAAATCCTTCGAATATCGGATGCAGAACATCTCATATGTCTGTGCCGAAATGGGACGAGATTGGCTCCCCGGGTTAAAACCCGCCAAAAATGTGGGGGCAACCGCTTTTACGCATATCGAACGCCTGATCCGCCAACAGGAACTTAACCTTCGCTCTTACAAAAACGCGCTGGAACAGCCGCTTCCACAAGGGGTCGAAACGCCCCAATCACGTTATGTCATCACCAACAGTCATGAACGAGACCTGCAAGTCAGGGAGTGGGTACTGCAAAATGCAGCCCAACAATGTGAATCATGTAACGAACCTGCTCCCTTTATAACCGTCGCAGGGGAACCCTTCTTGGAAGTACATCACCTGAAAGGGTTAGCAGAGGGTGGCTCAGATACGGTTAGCAACACGGTAGCCCTTTGCCCTAATTGCCACCGAGAGATGCACTACGGCTGTAATAAAACGGAGATTGTCGAGGTTCTTTATCAACGGATTAAACGTCTCGTTCGCGAATAA
- a CDS encoding VOC family protein yields the protein MISHIDHLVLTVSDIERAVAFYSSVLNMEAITFGTGRRAVGFGNQKINLQLLGQEPRNRAQVGSGDVCLITRWPLEQVMAQLACHGVEIVEGPVTKSGACGPIESIYFLDPDQNLIEVSIYP from the coding sequence ATGATCAGCCATATCGACCATCTGGTATTGACGGTCAGTGATATCGAACGGGCCGTGGCGTTTTACAGTTCGGTGCTCAATATGGAGGCCATCACCTTCGGTACGGGGCGCCGGGCGGTAGGGTTTGGCAACCAGAAGATCAATCTGCAGCTGCTTGGGCAGGAGCCGCGCAATCGGGCGCAGGTGGGGTCGGGGGATGTCTGCCTTATCACCCGCTGGCCGCTGGAGCAGGTGATGGCCCAGCTTGCCTGCCACGGGGTGGAGATTGTCGAGGGGCCGGTGACCAAAAGCGGTGCTTGTGGGCCGATAGAATCCATCTACTTCCTCGACCCGGATCAGAATCTGATAGAAGTGAGCATCTATCCCTGA
- a CDS encoding carboxylesterase, translated as MLAHTRRLVRRALLTLLLLLLTAWAVIAYFAWQAAPLQLWHTVVPPELSADELDRSDWQAYLAREAELFELVATEVVAKTPPEQQLASNRYYQDAPINPARFQQNWNRSYLLRPEGEVKGVAVLLHGLTDSPYSLRHLARRYQEQGFIALGLRIPGHGTVPAGLVDVDWETWLAATRLAVREARLLAPGKRPLHLVGFSNGGALAVKYALDALADPSGTLAKPDRLVLISPMIGVTRFARFAGLKAVPALLPAFANAAWLDTMPEFNPFKYNSFPVNGARQSYRLTHAIQQQVRQLAASGELAAFPPALTFQSVMDYTVSTRSIIADLYHYLPANGSELVLFDINRSTLFGPLMSSASELALHRLLPNAPGHYRLTVVGNVDPASPATQARTLASADQPEQLRPLGIDYPKEIYSLSHVALPFPMDDPLYGMAARPQQREQYGINLGGLALRGERGVLIVNPGALTRTSSNPFYPYLQQRVMETLTAPPVARPAAVTPASSGQPDAAYQAELEQFLQESDESGAPF; from the coding sequence ATGCTGGCTCACACTCGCCGCCTTGTTCGCCGTGCTCTGCTGACCCTGTTGCTGCTGTTGCTGACCGCATGGGCGGTGATCGCCTACTTCGCCTGGCAGGCAGCGCCGCTGCAGCTGTGGCACACAGTGGTGCCCCCCGAACTCAGCGCCGATGAGCTCGATCGCAGCGACTGGCAAGCCTATCTGGCCCGCGAAGCAGAGCTGTTCGAGCTGGTGGCCACCGAGGTGGTTGCCAAGACGCCGCCGGAGCAGCAACTGGCCAGCAATCGCTACTATCAGGACGCCCCCATCAATCCCGCCCGCTTTCAGCAGAACTGGAACCGCTCCTACCTGCTGCGCCCCGAGGGGGAAGTCAAAGGGGTGGCGGTGCTGCTGCACGGCCTGACCGACTCCCCCTACAGCCTGCGCCATCTGGCCAGACGTTATCAGGAGCAGGGCTTTATCGCGCTGGGGCTGCGGATCCCCGGCCACGGCACAGTGCCCGCTGGCCTCGTAGATGTGGATTGGGAAACCTGGCTGGCCGCCACCCGACTGGCGGTGCGGGAGGCCAGATTGCTGGCACCGGGCAAGCGGCCGCTGCATCTGGTGGGCTTTTCCAACGGCGGCGCGCTAGCGGTGAAATATGCGCTCGATGCGCTGGCCGACCCGAGCGGCACGCTGGCAAAACCGGATCGGCTGGTGCTGATCTCCCCGATGATCGGGGTGACCCGCTTTGCCCGCTTCGCCGGGCTCAAGGCCGTGCCCGCTCTGCTGCCCGCCTTTGCCAACGCCGCCTGGCTCGACACCATGCCGGAGTTCAACCCGTTCAAGTACAACTCGTTTCCGGTCAACGGGGCGCGCCAGTCCTATCGCCTGACCCACGCCATCCAGCAACAGGTGCGCCAGCTGGCCGCCAGTGGCGAGCTGGCGGCGTTTCCCCCCGCCCTCACCTTCCAGTCGGTGATGGACTACACCGTCAGCACTCGCTCCATCATTGCCGATCTCTACCACTACCTGCCGGCCAACGGCAGCGAACTGGTGCTGTTTGATATCAACCGCAGTACCCTGTTTGGCCCGCTGATGAGCTCGGCCTCCGAGCTGGCGCTGCACCGCTTGCTGCCAAACGCCCCCGGGCACTATCGCCTCACCGTGGTGGGCAATGTGGACCCCGCCTCCCCCGCGACGCAGGCCAGAACGCTGGCCAGCGCAGATCAGCCTGAGCAGCTCCGCCCGCTGGGTATCGATTATCCCAAAGAGATCTACTCCCTCTCCCATGTGGCGCTCCCCTTCCCGATGGACGACCCCCTCTATGGCATGGCGGCGCGCCCGCAGCAGCGGGAGCAATACGGCATCAACCTCGGTGGTCTGGCCCTGCGTGGCGAGCGCGGAGTGCTGATCGTCAACCCCGGCGCCCTCACCCGCACCTCCTCCAACCCCTTCTACCCCTATCTGCAGCAGCGGGTGATGGAGACCCTCACCGCCCCTCCCGTCGCTCGTCCTGCCGCCGTCACCCCTGCCAGCAGTGGTCAACCTGATGCGGCCTATCAGGCCGAGCTGGAGCAGTTTTTACAGGAGAGCGACGAGAGCGGTGCGCCTTTCTAG
- the rluF gene encoding 23S rRNA pseudouridine(2604) synthase RluF: MLANESMRLNKYISESGICSRREADRFIEQGHVFINGKRAGIGDQVQVGDLVKVNGQVIEPREADSLVLIALNKPVGIVSTTEAGEKDNIVDFVNHSTRVFPIGRLDKDSQGLIFLTNHGDLVNKILRAGNDHEKEYLVTVDKPVTDEFVRGMAAGVPILGTVTKKCKVKKEAPFVFRITLVQGLNRQIRRMCEHFGFEVTKLERIRIMNVSLKGLPVGEWRDLTDDELIDLFKLIEDSSSEVKPAKGDKPKAAKAPAAQTAKPGQGKKPRRDDDHEIGGRPNVPGPEAFEKKLPVGKGGAGKGAANKGGAGKGSAGKGAPGKGGKPAAGKPRTANTGRQKKGR; the protein is encoded by the coding sequence ATGCTGGCTAACGAATCCATGCGCCTGAACAAATACATCAGCGAGAGTGGTATCTGCTCGCGCCGCGAGGCCGACCGCTTTATCGAGCAGGGCCACGTCTTTATCAACGGCAAGCGCGCCGGGATCGGCGATCAGGTGCAGGTTGGCGATCTGGTCAAGGTGAACGGTCAGGTGATCGAGCCGCGCGAGGCGGACAGTCTGGTGCTGATCGCCCTCAACAAGCCGGTGGGCATCGTCAGTACCACGGAGGCGGGCGAGAAGGACAATATCGTCGATTTCGTCAACCACAGCACCCGGGTCTTCCCCATCGGGCGGCTCGACAAGGATTCGCAGGGGCTGATTTTCCTCACCAACCACGGCGATCTGGTCAACAAGATCCTGCGGGCAGGCAACGATCACGAGAAAGAGTATCTGGTGACCGTCGACAAGCCGGTGACCGACGAGTTTGTGCGCGGCATGGCGGCCGGGGTGCCGATCCTTGGTACTGTGACCAAGAAGTGCAAGGTGAAGAAAGAGGCACCGTTCGTCTTTCGCATCACCCTGGTGCAGGGGCTGAATCGCCAGATCCGCCGCATGTGCGAACACTTCGGTTTTGAAGTGACCAAGCTGGAGCGTATCCGCATCATGAACGTCAGCCTCAAGGGGCTGCCGGTGGGCGAGTGGCGCGATCTCACCGACGACGAGCTGATCGATCTGTTCAAGCTGATTGAGGACTCCTCCTCCGAGGTGAAACCGGCCAAAGGCGACAAGCCCAAGGCGGCCAAGGCCCCTGCGGCGCAAACCGCCAAACCGGGGCAGGGCAAGAAGCCGCGCCGCGATGACGATCACGAGATTGGCGGGCGTCCCAATGTGCCGGGCCCGGAAGCTTTCGAGAAGAAGCTGCCGGTGGGCAAGGGTGGCGCGGGCAAAGGTGCCGCCAACAAGGGCGGCGCTGGCAAGGGCAGTGCAGGCAAAGGGGCTCCCGGCAAGGGTGGCAAACCGGCCGCAGGCAAGCCGCGCACCGCTAACACCGGACGGCAGAAGAAGGGGCGCTGA
- a CDS encoding cyanate transporter, translating to MSKGTFERPAEARRQQFALLVLVILTGLNLRPFLTAIGPLSGEIGRALSLGMDTLAWLTLLPLWLIGIGVLLTPSLRRRASACQLLGLALLLLGIGSAMRFDAQSGALLIASAALCGLGSALVQGVLPALIKQAFTHKVPLVMGIFSACMMGGGALGASLTPRLAASLDWSQALALWSLPLLLALGWLIGKVRLPHTATSHAPHGEQRLITLPRSWLLIVCFGIINSGYGIVVAWLAPAYMANGWNAAQAGELVAWLALAQTASGLGLPLLAARSLDRRPWMGLAIAMQLAGFGGLWLAPASAPILWCMLCGTGLGGSFSLIMVIALDHLPDPRRAGTLSALMQGFGFMLAATGPWVAARLYHYVGDFAAAWQWQLGGLLLMSLLVLRLDPRHYPRVMRLPTASEQPLSAPLPTGSAAQSNTPA from the coding sequence ATGAGTAAAGGGACTTTTGAACGCCCGGCAGAAGCGCGCCGCCAGCAGTTTGCCCTGCTGGTGCTGGTGATCCTGACTGGCCTGAATCTGCGCCCCTTTCTTACCGCCATCGGCCCGCTGAGCGGCGAGATTGGCCGCGCCCTGTCGCTGGGGATGGACACCCTCGCCTGGCTTACCCTGCTGCCGCTCTGGCTCATCGGGATTGGCGTGCTGCTCACCCCCAGCCTGCGTAGACGCGCCAGTGCGTGCCAACTGCTGGGGCTGGCCCTGCTGCTGCTCGGCATTGGCAGCGCCATGCGCTTCGATGCCCAGAGCGGCGCCCTGCTGATCGCCAGCGCGGCGCTTTGTGGATTGGGGTCGGCACTGGTACAGGGGGTGCTGCCAGCGCTGATCAAGCAGGCGTTCACCCACAAGGTACCGCTGGTGATGGGGATCTTCTCCGCCTGTATGATGGGAGGTGGCGCGCTCGGAGCCAGCCTCACGCCGCGACTGGCGGCAAGCCTCGACTGGTCGCAGGCACTGGCACTCTGGAGCCTGCCGCTGCTGCTGGCCCTCGGCTGGCTGATCGGCAAGGTGCGCCTGCCGCACACGGCCACCAGCCACGCGCCTCACGGCGAGCAGCGGCTGATCACCCTGCCCCGCAGCTGGTTGCTGATCGTCTGCTTTGGCATTATCAACAGCGGTTACGGCATCGTAGTGGCCTGGCTGGCCCCCGCCTATATGGCGAATGGGTGGAACGCTGCGCAGGCTGGCGAGCTGGTCGCCTGGCTGGCACTGGCGCAGACCGCCAGCGGCCTCGGCTTGCCGCTACTGGCGGCGCGCAGTCTGGATCGGCGGCCATGGATGGGGCTGGCGATTGCCATGCAGTTGGCGGGATTTGGCGGCCTCTGGCTGGCACCAGCCAGTGCCCCGATTCTCTGGTGCATGCTGTGCGGCACCGGTCTTGGCGGCAGCTTTTCCCTCATCATGGTGATTGCGCTCGATCACCTGCCAGACCCACGCCGTGCGGGCACCTTAAGCGCCCTGATGCAGGGCTTCGGCTTTATGCTGGCCGCCACCGGCCCCTGGGTGGCGGCGCGGCTCTATCACTATGTGGGCGACTTCGCGGCCGCCTGGCAGTGGCAGCTGGGAGGATTGCTGCTGATGAGCCTGCTGGTGCTGCGTCTCGACCCGCGCCACTACCCTCGCGTCATGCGGTTACCGACCGCCAGCGAGCAGCCCCTTTCGGCGCCCCTCCCAACCGGCTCTGCGGCCCAAAGCAACACACCGGCCTGA
- a CDS encoding nucleoside deaminase has translation MSQPLVASTPLRSLTPSTSLQTHRQWLEQAVQLARANHRQGGRPFAALLVRDDQLVASAVNGIHLDGDPTRHAELEALRKASQSAPLAGSIVYASGHPCPMCLGALVMNGIAAVYYAFDNADAAPFGFDSTAAYQTLGLPLAPPPLPLVKLAVTMTAADLYGHQPQQAAPDHE, from the coding sequence ATGTCACAGCCTCTTGTAGCGTCTACCCCTCTTCGCTCGCTCACCCCATCAACCTCACTCCAGACTCACCGACAATGGCTGGAGCAGGCGGTGCAACTGGCCAGAGCAAATCACCGGCAGGGCGGTCGCCCCTTCGCCGCCCTGCTGGTGCGCGATGACCAGCTGGTAGCGAGCGCGGTCAACGGCATTCATCTGGATGGCGATCCCACCCGTCACGCCGAGCTGGAGGCGCTGCGCAAGGCAAGCCAGAGCGCGCCGCTCGCGGGCAGCATCGTCTATGCCAGCGGTCACCCCTGCCCCATGTGCCTCGGCGCGCTGGTGATGAACGGTATAGCCGCCGTCTATTACGCCTTTGATAACGCCGATGCGGCCCCGTTCGGCTTTGACAGCACTGCCGCCTATCAAACGCTGGGACTGCCGCTGGCACCGCCACCTCTGCCGCTGGTCAAACTGGCCGTCACCATGACGGCGGCGGATCTCTACGGCCACCAGCCGCAACAAGCAGCGCCTGATCATGAGTAA
- a CDS encoding LysR family transcriptional regulator produces MLDPLLLRSFVAIIDTGSFTRAGERVHLTQSTISQQIRRLEQQLGCPLLDRSGRQVVATAEGEKLLGLARRILALLAQAEEQVSEGSLSLSLGVPEDFAAGAITPVLAAFARDYPEVRLEVQSGLSHEIWQRFEAGELDLALVKQTRGQGSPLASWREPLVWVDSRDWPARERDPLPLVVFPSEGLYRRQMTEALDGLGRRWRIAYVSASLASLQGAVSAGIGVSLLPKRLMPADQLALTQWPKVVPVELALHAGGSGSEPLTRLSAALIALCDEVMGPQ; encoded by the coding sequence ATGCTGGATCCCCTGTTGCTGCGCAGTTTTGTCGCCATTATCGACACCGGCAGTTTTACCCGCGCCGGTGAACGGGTTCATCTGACCCAATCCACCATCAGCCAGCAGATCCGCCGCCTTGAGCAGCAGCTTGGCTGTCCGCTGCTGGACCGCTCCGGTCGGCAGGTGGTGGCGACGGCGGAGGGGGAAAAATTGCTGGGGCTGGCCCGCCGCATTCTGGCGCTGCTGGCGCAGGCCGAGGAGCAGGTGAGCGAGGGGAGCTTGTCCCTCAGCCTCGGGGTGCCGGAGGATTTCGCCGCAGGCGCCATTACCCCTGTGCTGGCCGCCTTTGCCCGTGACTACCCCGAGGTGCGGCTGGAGGTGCAAAGTGGCCTGAGCCACGAGATCTGGCAGCGCTTCGAGGCGGGAGAGCTGGATCTGGCGCTGGTCAAGCAGACTCGCGGGCAGGGTTCGCCCCTTGCCAGTTGGCGCGAGCCGCTGGTGTGGGTCGACAGTCGCGACTGGCCCGCACGGGAACGGGATCCGCTGCCGCTGGTGGTGTTCCCGAGCGAAGGGCTCTATCGGCGGCAGATGACCGAGGCGCTCGATGGCCTCGGTCGGCGTTGGCGTATCGCCTATGTCAGCGCCAGCCTTGCCAGCTTGCAGGGGGCGGTGAGCGCGGGGATCGGGGTGAGCTTGCTACCCAAACGGCTGATGCCCGCCGATCAGCTGGCCCTGACCCAGTGGCCCAAGGTGGTGCCGGTGGAGCTGGCGCTCCATGCCGGGGGAAGCGGGAGCGAGCCGCTCACCCGCTTGAGTGCGGCCCTAATCGCCCTCTGTGACGAGGTGATGGGGCCGCAGTGA
- the rsmS gene encoding pleiotropic regulatory protein RsmS gives MSLETAPPEVKLAVDLIELLETNQLAPELVLAALAIVKQDYERKLAEGKDH, from the coding sequence ATGTCACTGGAAACTGCCCCGCCCGAGGTAAAACTCGCGGTGGATCTGATTGAACTGCTGGAGACCAACCAGCTGGCTCCCGAGCTGGTGCTGGCGGCACTGGCCATTGTGAAACAGGATTACGAGCGCAAGCTGGCGGAGGGGAAGGATCACTGA